A stretch of the Fusobacterium varium genome encodes the following:
- the tgt gene encoding queuine tRNA-ribosyltransferase → MTIKLPVTYELVKKQGKARAGKITTPHGEIETPVFMPVGTQATVKTMTPEELETIGAEIILGNTYHLYLRPSDELIAKFGGLHKFMNWNKPILTDSGGFQVFSLGALRKITEEGVKFSSHIDGSKHFLSPEKSIDIQNNLGSDIVMLFDECPPGLSTREYIIPSIERTTRWAKRCIEAHKRPNEQGLFAIVQGGVYEDLRDKSLNELMEMDESFSGYAIGGLAVGEPREDMYRILHHIVEKCPEEKPRYLMGVGEPLDMLEAVEAGIDMMDCVQPSRIGRHGTVFTKYGRLVIKNASYAEDDRPLDEECDCYVCKNYTRGYIRHLFKAEEILGQRLATYHNLYFLLKLMKNARKAILADKFEEYKNNFIKNYILGKDSEWIKPKK, encoded by the coding sequence ATGACAATTAAATTGCCTGTTACATATGAACTGGTGAAGAAGCAGGGTAAAGCCAGAGCAGGAAAAATAACAACTCCACATGGAGAAATAGAGACACCTGTATTCATGCCTGTAGGAACACAAGCAACTGTAAAAACTATGACACCAGAAGAACTGGAAACTATTGGAGCTGAAATAATACTTGGAAATACATATCATCTTTATTTAAGACCAAGTGATGAATTGATAGCAAAGTTTGGAGGACTTCATAAATTTATGAACTGGAATAAACCAATACTTACGGATAGCGGTGGATTTCAGGTATTTAGTCTTGGAGCCTTGAGAAAAATAACGGAAGAGGGTGTAAAATTTAGCTCACATATAGATGGTTCAAAACATTTTCTTTCACCTGAAAAATCAATAGATATTCAAAATAATCTTGGGTCTGACATAGTAATGCTTTTTGATGAATGCCCTCCTGGATTATCCACAAGAGAATATATAATTCCATCTATTGAACGAACTACTCGATGGGCAAAAAGATGTATAGAAGCTCATAAAAGACCTAATGAACAAGGGTTATTTGCAATTGTTCAAGGAGGAGTTTATGAAGACCTTAGGGACAAGAGCTTAAATGAACTGATGGAGATGGATGAAAGTTTTTCAGGTTACGCAATAGGCGGTCTTGCTGTGGGAGAACCTAGAGAAGATATGTATAGAATACTTCATCATATAGTAGAAAAATGTCCTGAAGAGAAGCCAAGATATTTAATGGGAGTAGGAGAACCTCTCGATATGCTGGAGGCTGTTGAAGCTGGAATAGATATGATGGATTGTGTACAGCCAAGCAGGATTGGAAGACATGGAACTGTATTTACAAAATATGGAAGACTTGTCATAAAAAATGCTTCTTATGCTGAAGATGATAGACCACTAGATGAAGAATGTGATTGTTATGTATGTAAAAACTATACAAGAGGTTATATAAGACATTTATTTAAGGCTGAAGAGATTCTTGGACAAAGACTTGCTACTTATCATAATCTATATTTTCTTTTAAAATTGATGAAAAATGCTAGAAAAGCTATACTAGCAGATAAGTTTGAAGAATATAAAAATAATTTTATAAAAAATTATATATTAGGAAAAGACTCTGAATGGATTAAACCTAAAAAATGA
- the apt gene encoding adenine phosphoribosyltransferase, with protein MDLKNYVATVLDFPKKGIVFRDITPLMNSGEAYKEATDQIVKFAKEHNIDVVVGPEARGFIFGCPVSYALGIGFVPVRKPGKLPREVIEYSYELEYGSNVLCMHKDSIKPGQRVLIIDDLLATGGTIEAVIKLVESLGGIVAGLAFLIELEELKGMEKLKDYPVLTLMKY; from the coding sequence ATGGATTTGAAAAATTATGTAGCGACTGTATTAGATTTTCCCAAAAAAGGGATTGTATTTAGAGATATAACTCCTTTGATGAATAGTGGAGAAGCATATAAAGAAGCTACTGATCAAATAGTAAAGTTTGCTAAAGAACATAATATAGATGTGGTAGTTGGGCCAGAGGCTAGAGGATTCATTTTTGGATGTCCAGTTTCATATGCTTTAGGAATAGGATTTGTTCCAGTCAGAAAACCAGGAAAGCTTCCAAGAGAAGTTATAGAATATTCATATGAACTTGAGTATGGATCAAATGTTTTATGTATGCATAAAGATTCTATTAAACCTGGGCAAAGAGTTTTAATAATAGATGATTTACTGGCAACAGGGGGAACAATAGAAGCAGTTATAAAACTAGTTGAATCTCTAGGAGGAATAGTTGCGGGACTAGCATTTTTAATTGAACTTGAAGAGTTAAAAGGGATGGAAAAACTTAAAGATTATCCTGTTTTGACTTTGATGAAATATTAG
- the relA gene encoding GTP pyrophosphokinase, with protein MNYWEEIVNQINKNNLKVDLEKIKLALYFAEECHEGQYRKSGEDYIMHPVEVTKILIDMKMDTDTIVAGILHDIVEDTLITLADIKYNFGDTVATLVDGVTKLKSLPNGTKKQDENIRKMILAMAQNLRVIIIKLSDRLHNMRTLKYMKPEKQIAISQETLDIYAPLAHRLGIAKIKWELEDLCLRYLKPEEYEHIKSLIDSKRNERSEYVESFIKTIVKLLHDTGIKGNVKGRFKHFYSIYKKMYEKGKEFDDIYDLMGVRIIVDTEGECYNTLGVIHSHFRPVPGRFKDYIAVPKSNNYQSIHTTIVGPQGKFIEIQIRTEDMDRVAEEGIAAHWSYKEKTKVTKGDQVYGWLRNILELQNEAEDTQDFIKSVTEDIMNETVFVFSPKGDILELPQGSTPLDFAFAIHTQIGCKCVGAKVNGKIVTLDYKLQNGDRVEIITAKNSKGPAKDWLDIVVTHGAKSKIRKLLKEQIMDETIKNGRENLERELGKLGISLKEMEEDPIIKKHMEKNNISNLDDFYYHVGEKRSKIDVIIKKLRTRIEKERAISNINIDELMEKKKEKEKSSSGKNDFGIVIDGVNNTLIRFARCCTPLPGDEITGYVTKLTGITVHRKDCKNLKSMIEHDPSREIEVAWDKSLTEKKVNKYKFTFNVLVYDKPNILLDIINTIANHKIHLVSVNSNEINKNGEKLINVKLTIEISDKSEYKYLLNNILKLKNVISVDR; from the coding sequence ATGAACTATTGGGAAGAAATTGTAAATCAGATAAATAAGAATAATTTAAAAGTAGATCTGGAAAAAATCAAACTAGCTCTATATTTTGCTGAGGAGTGCCATGAAGGACAGTATAGAAAATCTGGAGAAGATTATATTATGCATCCTGTGGAAGTTACTAAGATTCTTATAGATATGAAAATGGATACAGATACTATTGTAGCAGGAATACTTCATGATATAGTTGAAGATACATTAATAACTTTAGCAGATATCAAGTATAATTTTGGTGATACAGTAGCAACACTTGTAGATGGAGTTACAAAATTAAAAAGTCTTCCTAATGGGACTAAAAAGCAGGATGAAAATATAAGAAAAATGATTCTTGCTATGGCACAAAATCTTAGAGTAATAATAATTAAGCTTTCTGACAGACTTCATAATATGAGAACGTTAAAATATATGAAACCTGAAAAACAGATAGCTATATCACAAGAAACTCTGGATATATACGCTCCTCTTGCACATAGGTTAGGAATAGCAAAAATAAAATGGGAACTTGAGGATTTATGTCTGCGTTATTTGAAACCAGAAGAATATGAACATATTAAATCTTTGATTGATAGTAAAAGAAATGAAAGAAGTGAGTATGTAGAAAGTTTTATAAAAACTATAGTAAAACTTTTACATGATACAGGAATTAAAGGAAATGTAAAGGGAAGATTTAAACACTTTTATAGTATATATAAAAAGATGTATGAAAAAGGAAAAGAATTTGATGATATATATGACCTTATGGGAGTACGTATAATTGTGGATACAGAAGGAGAATGCTACAACACTCTTGGAGTTATACATAGTCATTTCAGACCTGTTCCAGGAAGATTTAAAGACTATATAGCAGTACCAAAATCAAATAATTATCAATCTATACATACAACAATAGTTGGACCCCAAGGAAAATTTATTGAAATACAAATAAGAACAGAGGATATGGATAGAGTAGCTGAAGAGGGAATAGCAGCTCACTGGAGTTATAAAGAAAAAACAAAGGTTACAAAAGGCGATCAAGTATATGGATGGCTTAGGAATATACTAGAACTTCAAAATGAAGCAGAAGATACACAGGATTTCATTAAAAGTGTAACTGAAGATATCATGAATGAAACGGTTTTTGTATTTTCACCAAAAGGAGATATACTTGAACTTCCTCAAGGATCAACACCTTTAGACTTTGCTTTTGCAATACATACACAGATAGGATGTAAATGTGTGGGAGCTAAAGTCAATGGAAAGATAGTTACGCTTGATTATAAACTTCAAAATGGGGATAGAGTAGAAATAATTACTGCTAAAAATTCAAAAGGGCCTGCAAAAGACTGGTTGGATATAGTAGTCACTCATGGAGCAAAAAGTAAAATCAGAAAACTGCTCAAAGAGCAGATAATGGATGAAACAATAAAGAATGGTAGAGAAAATCTTGAAAGAGAACTGGGAAAATTAGGGATATCTTTAAAAGAAATGGAAGAGGATCCTATCATAAAAAAACACATGGAAAAAAATAATATCAGTAATTTAGATGATTTTTATTATCATGTAGGTGAAAAAAGAAGCAAGATAGATGTTATTATAAAAAAACTTAGAACAAGAATAGAAAAAGAGAGAGCTATTTCAAATATTAATATTGATGAACTTATGGAAAAGAAGAAAGAAAAAGAAAAAAGTTCTTCTGGTAAAAATGATTTTGGGATAGTCATTGATGGAGTGAACAATACCCTTATAAGATTTGCAAGATGTTGCACACCACTTCCTGGAGATGAAATAACTGGTTATGTGACAAAACTTACAGGAATAACAGTTCATCGTAAAGATTGTAAAAATCTAAAAAGTATGATAGAACATGACCCTTCCAGAGAGATAGAAGTGGCATGGGATAAGTCTCTAACAGAAAAGAAAGTTAATAAATATAAATTTACATTTAATGTTCTTGTTTATGATAAACCAAATATACTTTTAGATATTATCAACACAATAGCAAATCATAAAATACATCTTGTTTCTGTAAATTCAAATGAAATAAATAAAAATGGAGAAAAACTTATAAATGTTAAGTTAACTATTGAGATAAGTGACAAAAGTGAATATAAATATTTATTAAATAATATATTAAAATTAAAAAATGTAATATCAGTAGACAGATAA
- a CDS encoding putative transposase — translation MQVFSYKTKVHPIRMFSIIVYAYSRNLTSTRDIEMACHENIKFRFLLQDSKIPDHSTISRFLAKTEDILPDLFEQFVEKIFEMENISTETIYIDGTKIEAYANKYTFVWKKSIEKYRTRLDEKILELISNFNDDFNLQYDNFLEIYSYLSNLNFQIVKGRGKRKSKEQKYLELCAEYLEKYQKYSNHFKNLNGRNSYSKTDIDATFMRMKDDHMRNGQLKPGYNLQIGVISEYISSYEIFSNPSDSKTLILFLEKISSQNLEIKNIVADAGYESISNYEYLEKMDYTSYIKPIYFEKSKIRKFKNDLNRVENLIYNHSENKLFRKDGLELEFLYSNKNNTVQYFWNPETNKKIKYNARFRILSNKSKENVSSNYGKQLRMNRSIQVEGAFAVLKEDMKLRKLKVRSKKSVLREICLFCIAYNFNRYLSRNINNRLGTTLHSLKVV, via the coding sequence ATGCAAGTATTTTCTTACAAAACAAAGGTACATCCTATCAGAATGTTTTCTATCATTGTTTATGCCTATTCGCGCAATTTAACTTCTACTAGAGATATAGAAATGGCTTGCCATGAAAATATTAAATTTAGGTTTCTTTTACAAGATTCTAAAATTCCTGATCACTCTACTATTTCTAGATTTTTAGCAAAAACTGAAGATATTCTTCCAGATCTATTTGAACAATTCGTTGAAAAAATTTTTGAAATGGAAAATATTTCCACTGAAACAATATATATTGATGGCACTAAAATTGAAGCATATGCTAATAAATATACATTTGTTTGGAAAAAATCTATTGAGAAATATAGAACTAGATTAGATGAAAAAATTCTTGAATTAATTTCAAATTTTAATGATGATTTCAACTTACAATATGACAACTTCCTTGAAATATATTCATATCTTTCTAATTTGAATTTTCAAATAGTCAAAGGTAGAGGAAAGAGAAAATCTAAAGAGCAAAAGTATTTAGAATTATGCGCAGAATACTTAGAAAAGTATCAAAAATATTCTAATCATTTTAAAAATCTTAATGGTAGAAATAGCTATTCAAAAACTGATATAGATGCTACTTTTATGAGAATGAAAGATGACCATATGAGAAATGGTCAATTAAAACCTGGATATAATCTACAAATAGGGGTGATTAGTGAATATATTTCTTCATATGAAATTTTTTCTAACCCTTCTGATTCTAAAACTTTGATTCTATTTTTAGAGAAAATTTCATCTCAAAATTTAGAAATTAAAAATATTGTAGCTGATGCAGGATATGAAAGCATTTCAAATTATGAATATTTGGAAAAAATGGACTATACTTCATATATAAAACCAATATATTTTGAAAAATCTAAAATCAGAAAGTTTAAAAATGATTTAAACAGAGTAGAAAATTTAATATATAATCATTCTGAAAATAAGCTATTTAGAAAAGATGGATTAGAATTAGAATTTCTATACTCTAACAAAAATAATACAGTTCAATATTTTTGGAATCCTGAAACTAACAAAAAAATTAAGTACAATGCGAGATTTAGAATTTTATCAAATAAATCAAAAGAGAATGTATCAAGCAATTATGGAAAACAATTAAGAATGAACAGAAGTATTCAAGTAGAAGGTGCTTTTGCAGTTTTGAAAGAAGATATGAAATTGCGAAAATTAAAAGTTCGAAGTAAAAAAAGTGTTTTAAGAGAAATATGTTTGTTTTGTATCGCTTACAACTTCAACAGATATCTAAGCAGAAATATAAATAATCGCTTAGGAACAACACTTCACTCATTAAAAGTAGTTTAG
- a CDS encoding putative membrane protein, which translates to MDTYQNVVLLVFLILLSGFFSASETALTAFRSIHLEKLEDGKHNKQVNLLKKWLKNPNEMLTGLLLGNNIVNILASSIATIVTIQFMGTSSKSVAVATIGMTIIILVFGEITPKIIAKNHSLKIAGVVIVIVYWFSFFTKPLIKILIWISKFIGRLLGIELEDETLMITEEDIISFVNVGEAEGIIEEDEKEMIHSIVGFGETSAKEVMTPRTAMLAFEGNKTIDDIWYEMVDNGFSRIPVYEDTIDNILGVLYIKDIMNSIKDGNTNVPIKNFIRPGYFVPETKSIIEILKEFKALKVHIALVLDEYGGIVGLLTIEDLIEEIVGEIRDEFDTEEEEFITQIDENSYEVDAMIDIETLDKELCLNLPESDDYESLGGLIVTELGRLATIGDELKFNGVKLKVLEINKMRVSKVLIEKEQQSDD; encoded by the coding sequence GTGGACACGTACCAAAATGTTGTGTTACTTGTGTTTTTAATTTTGTTATCAGGATTTTTTTCAGCTTCAGAAACTGCTTTAACAGCATTCAGAAGCATACATTTAGAGAAATTGGAAGATGGAAAGCATAATAAGCAAGTAAATCTTTTAAAAAAATGGTTAAAAAATCCTAATGAAATGCTTACAGGGTTGTTATTGGGAAATAATATAGTTAATATACTTGCTTCCTCAATAGCAACAATAGTTACTATTCAATTTATGGGAACTTCGAGCAAATCAGTTGCTGTAGCAACTATTGGAATGACTATTATTATATTAGTATTTGGAGAAATAACTCCAAAAATAATAGCTAAAAATCATTCATTAAAGATAGCAGGAGTGGTTATAGTTATTGTTTATTGGTTTAGCTTTTTTACAAAGCCATTGATCAAAATATTAATATGGATATCAAAGTTCATAGGAAGGCTTCTTGGGATAGAACTAGAAGATGAGACATTGATGATAACAGAAGAAGATATAATTTCTTTTGTAAATGTAGGAGAAGCTGAAGGAATAATAGAAGAGGATGAAAAAGAAATGATTCATTCTATAGTAGGATTTGGAGAAACTTCTGCTAAAGAAGTAATGACGCCTAGAACAGCAATGCTTGCATTTGAAGGAAATAAAACTATAGACGATATCTGGTATGAGATGGTAGATAATGGTTTTTCTAGGATACCAGTATATGAAGATACTATTGATAATATACTGGGAGTACTTTACATAAAAGATATAATGAATTCCATAAAAGATGGAAATACAAATGTTCCTATAAAAAACTTTATCAGACCGGGGTACTTTGTTCCTGAAACTAAATCTATTATAGAGATATTAAAGGAGTTCAAAGCTCTTAAAGTACATATAGCATTAGTATTGGATGAATATGGGGGAATTGTAGGACTTCTGACTATAGAAGATCTTATAGAAGAAATAGTTGGTGAAATACGTGATGAATTTGATACAGAAGAAGAAGAGTTCATTACACAGATAGATGAAAATAGCTATGAAGTAGATGCTATGATAGACATAGAAACTCTTGATAAAGAACTATGCTTAAACCTTCCAGAATCTGATGACTATGAAAGTCTTGGGGGATTGATTGTTACTGAATTAGGAAGATTAGCTACTATTGGAGATGAACTTAAGTTCAATGGAGTTAAACTGAAGGTATTAGAAATAAATAAAATGAGAGTATCAAAGGTTCTAATAGAAAAGGAGCAACAGTCTGATGACTAA